A single window of Paroedura picta isolate Pp20150507F chromosome 8, Ppicta_v3.0, whole genome shotgun sequence DNA harbors:
- the LOC143843295 gene encoding uncharacterized protein LOC143843295: MIRCTLHLPPPFCSATSESNMESSSQASSVPATGRGPTWRDAEIRDLIGIFSEEKIQDAFQSSHRNREVFEQVAIKMRALGHNRTGLECRSKTKTMRAEYMRAVNHNKGSGNEKVTCPYFEEQRQLYGDGEGSGRPKRVGRSLKVVRKPAAPVEEPPAEEDPGEGTSSSFRPPPPVQQRAAESVTLDLIAIVPGEPEEAPEQTPLASETQLPGTGPLESPAAPDVDSDSGASTNIDFIPGTQEEEQPGLLGPPARRRRIQIQDEVLSDEEEEPPLAPGSPPPRGALPAEERLTRERGRLRRVSVLTSVGERLLEHCYEESRRAAAADQAMLTLIAQEGRKLRAVLRETNQILREGVEEVRLIRRLMERAVVVMERAYPPQIAPAPPPPPPPPPTPTPPLPAPTPPTPSQNASTQTRRRTILGKRKIKPADKYSPS; this comes from the exons atgatccgttgcaccctgcaccttccaccaccattttgctcagctaccagcgaaagcaacatggaatcgtcttctcaagcctcgtccgtccctgcaaccggccgtggcccaacttggagggacgcggagatcagggacctgatcgggattttctcggaggagaaaatccaggacgcgttccagtcctcccacaggaatagggaggtattcgaacaagtggccattaagatgcgcgccctgggccacaacaggaccggccttgaatgccggtcgaagaccaagacaatgagggcagagtatatgcgtgccgtgaaccataataagggttccggcaacgagaaggttacctgcccctacttcgaggagcagcgccagctgtatggagacggggaaggatccggcaggccgaagcgcgtcggccggagccttaaggtggttcggaagccggctgccccggtcgaggaaccacccgctgaggaggatcccggcgagggcacctcgtccagctttcgccctccaccccccgtccagcaacgagccgcggaatcggtaacgctggacctcatcgccatcgttcctggggagccagaggaggctcctgagcaaacgccccttgcctccg agacacagttgccagggacggggcccctcgagtctccagcagcacctgacgtggatagtgattcgggggcatcaactaacattg atttcatacccggaacacaggaggaggaacagcctgggttgcttggacctcctgcacggcgcaggcggatacagattcaagatg aggttctttcagatgaggaggaggaaccacccctggctccaggcagcccaccacctagaggtgcgctcccagcagaggagaggcttacgagggaacgcggcaggctgaggcgcgtctccgtcttgacaagcgtgggagagaggctccttgagcactgctatgaggagtcacggcgtgccgctgccgctgaccaagccatgctcacactcattgcccaggaggggagaaaattgagggcagtccttagagagacaaaccaaatcctacgcgaaggcgtggaggaggtgcgactgataaggagactcatggagagggctgtagtggtcatggaaagggcctaccctccacaaatcgcccccgcccccccaccaccacccccaccaccacccacaccaacaccaccacttccagcacccaccccaccgactccctctcagaatgcctccacccaaacacgaaggaggactattctcggaaagaggaaaataaaaccagcagacaagtactccccctcctag